Sequence from the Camarhynchus parvulus chromosome 1, STF_HiC, whole genome shotgun sequence genome:
GCTAGGACTCTGGCCACTGGTAGCCCCCCACACCAGCAAGACCTCCACCTCATCAAGGAGATGGTGCTGGTACTGTGTCCATAGGAGCATTCCAGTGCCACCAACCTATCCATGTTGGCTGCCCCACCCCCACCTCCCTCTGGAAAATGGCAGTTTCCTTTCAACTGGGATGTCATCTTCGTGATGAAGACCTGCTACAAGTCCCTACTGAGGACTTGTTCCATGAGGACAAGGAGGTCCTCATCCCATTCTCCAGATGTTTGAGGTTGCTGACATCGCcctcttccagctctgtttctgaCTGTGCTCAGCACCTACAACTGTGACTTTGTGAGAGTTGATGTCCCTGCAGGACAGTCTCTCCTGCCACCAGGCCATGGGGACATGTGGCAGGGAATGGTCCTgtcccaccagctctgccaggacagGGAGGTCTCAATCTTGGTCGTGGTGGGGGGTGTGCCATGGGCACATGGCTTTGCAcatctctcagctgctctgacCTGTGGTTTGCAGTGGGGTCTGTGGGCAGCAAAGCATGGCACAGTGTGACACAGTGTGACACAGCATGGCACAAGATGGCACAGCATGGTAGGGCTGGGTGCCATGCTGTGCAGTGAGGAGTGTGCTACTGCCATCACACTGCAGGCAAGGAGAAGGGGTTGGGGTTGGAGCCAccagcatccctgggacagTAGGACAGGAtgggggacacagagacacCCACATCGGGTCCTGCATGGCAGGTatctgtgcccagctcagcctggccattgtgccactgtccccaggacattggctgagcctggcaggggccTTTGCTGAGTGGCAGCTGTGGTGTCAGGATGCAGCTGTGTGTGGGGTCTGTGAGAGGGGATGGAGGCTGGAATTAACCGGGCTAGggggtgcagcagggctgccttgGGTGGCaggtccctgcctgcccaggtgGCTGCTCCACTGCTTGCCTTCTCCTGGCTCCTAAGAGTCACTGTGGgactggggtgtccccaggggacTCCTGTGGCTCCCTGGGCTGAGGGCAGCTCATGGGGGCTGCATCTGGAGGCTTCTCCATCCCCCCCATCCCTACCCTTCCCACATTCTGAGCATCCTGAAGTGTGATGCCCAtagcccaggggctgctcaaggggtttgggatctgttccccagcctctcccacagcccaggaggCTCATAGCTCCCAGAAGCACTTGGGGGAGCAAGAAGGGGGCTGGGACACAAGAGCAGGggccctgccagcacagagtgGTTATGGGGGCTGCCCCATGGAACAGCAGATGGGACTCAGCAATGCCATGCTGAGGAACAGCCCCATCCCCCCCAGGTGCAGAGAGGGATGTGATAGCCCCATCTTCCATGGTGCCTGCAACCCAGGGCTTCTCCACCCACCCTctcctccagggcagggcacagccattGTGCCAGGTATTCCCTGTGGCTCTCTAGCCCTTTGCCAGGCAGGAAGGGGGTGAGGAATGGATCCTGCCCTTCAGGGTCACCAGGGCtacctcctctccctccctctttaTCCCGTGGGTGCCCTCTACACCCCTGggcagcaccatccccaggaTGCAGGTGACACTGGGCAGCCTTGATGCACTTTAATAAACTCTGGGGTCCCAGAGCCAGCTATGGGCAGAGCTGGTTCCAGCCCAGGCAGCGCTCCTGACTCATTTTGGGGCACCAGGAGCCCCACTCACAGTGGGCCAGCACACGTGGGGCCCTACAGTCCCCAAAGCAGGTCACAGAGACGGGCCTCCCTGGAGGTATCACACGTGCATGCAGTAGTGTGGGGctgtcagagcagggagctgcactgCAGGTGCTCACCCAGcatgggagctgctccctggctcagcccaggcCCCCACTCTTCCCAGGGACAGGGGGCGGTGCTTGGGACGGCCATTGCACCTCCCTGGTGTCGGCACCGAGGGGACTGAGCACCACGCAGGTGAAGTTGGTGTGCAGGTGCTGCTTGTTGAAGGAGCTGAAGTGCAGGTCACGGCGCAGGGCCCACCCcgagccctgcagctcctctctgtgaACCCAGAGGGGACCAGTCAGTGCCCACTCCGGATGGGCAGACCGAGAGGCCTtgtcccagcctgggctgccccGCTGTCACTGCCCCGTCCCCGTACTCACTGCACTGTCCCCTCACGCACAGCCCCGTCTGGGTGCAGGCTCTCCACGAAGAAACCATTCTCCAGCCAGTAGAGCAGCGTCATCTCTGGAAGCTCACTCAGTGCTTCACATGACACAGTCACACTCtcacctgcagccagaggggGTGTGAAGGTCAGGGGGGCTGCAAGGGTCCCCCGtgcccccaggcacagccacagcccccctCCCTAACTAAGGGGAACATTCCCCCACCTCATCAGCACCCCGAAATCTTGGCTGTGGCTGGAGGATTCACCTTGTCTGTGCTggaggctggcacaggagctgaaCCCCACTGCAGCCTCCTCACCCCCAGGCCCTGCCATAGCCCCGAGGGTCTCTCACCTGGGCGAGGAAGCTCTGCTGGCATCCGCAGGGTGGTGATGCTGGGCGGCTGCAAGGCCATGGCACCTGGGGGAGCACAAAGGGGTGAGCTGGGAGGTTGAGAGTGACCCCGAGACATTTTTGTAGTGTGCGAGGAGGCAGAGTCCCACAAAGGGACGGAGGAACTGCTCATCCCCAGACCCCCGAACAGGCCTCTTgaggggcacagagcccagggctgacCTTAGGCACCCCAGTACCCCCCACTTACCTGTGTAGCAAGCAGCCaggccccagcagagcaggaggatcCAGGCAGGGCttcccaggggctctgcagacAAAAACGGAGCTCGGTGCTGGGCACACTGGGATGCTCTCCATGAGCTTGGGATAGCTCACCCAGCACTCCCTGAGCCTGGGATGGTTCCCCTAGCACTCCCTGAGCCTGGGATGGTCCGTGCTCTCAGCATCCTCCCAGCTGGCTATGGTAACCCAGCATGCTCCCCCCAGGACTCCCCAAATCGACGATCCCGTACCCTCGTATCCGTCCAGCACCCCCCGAGTGCGGCATATCCCGTACCCCCCAGCATCCTCCTCCCGCGGTCACTCAGGTGGCGGCCGGTGCCCCCCAAGGCTGTCCGCCCAGCGCTCCGGTACATACGGACAGTCCGCGGGCGGGCACGgcgctcggctcggctcggctcggcggAGCTTTATgaggcggcgcggggcggggcgagAGGCAGCGCCGTGACTCACCGGGAGCCgcccgcgccccggccccgccacgCCACCGCACGGGGACCCGCACCTGGACGCTGCTGTGTGTCGATGTCCATGTCCCCGAGCCCCCCGAACATGCCTTGTGTCCCCAGCACTCCATGCCCCCTGCGCTCTGTGTCGCCTGCCCCGGGGGATACACATCCCACATCCCGCAGGCACTCCCGTGATCGCATCCCATAACCGCCCCCCGCCCCTGGGGGAGCAGCCATGGGCTCGACAGGGatgtggggcacagctgggccccCCAATGTCCAGCACATGGGGCGCTGGCTGAGCATCACGGGATTCTGAACAGGCTGGTTTGCTCCCCGATGCTTTGGGATCAGGGACAAGGCAGGGTCTGCACAGGAGGAAGGTGGGTGAAGCCCCCAGGAGACTGAGTACAACAgtggctggcagagcctgggtgTTGgcccctgggtgtcccagctGGGGGAGGACAACAGCTTAGCGGATAGAAACCCCCAGGGCTTCAGTTCTTGGCTGCAAGAAGCCATCTCCTGTGTCTCACAGCAGTCCCCcacccccagagccagccccttGACAGCAGATGTGGTTTTGACAACCCACTGGTTACAAAACCAGGGGCCAGGCCCTATACCCCACTCCCCAGCAGCATCAAGGCTGGGAGCCAGTGCAGATACAGCAATAGGGCAGAAGCAGCCACCTGAGTCACAGGCCCTGGCAAGTCCTGGAAAATAGTCCCTGAACTGTCAGCGAGTTTTGTTATCCACtcccagcagaggaggaaggtgaCAGGAACAGGAGTGTTATCTTGGAGACCTGGCAAGTGCAATACgttcccagcctcctgctgggATAAGGCCCCAGTGGCTGCATCCTCCTTACAGCAACCACAGGTGTCAAATGGGCAGTGATGAAccagaggcagctcccagggcagcacccagctcctctgccacctTCCTGCTCCCACCAACACCAACCAACTTAGCTCTGGATGCTACAGGGTGAAAAAGGCGAGCAGGGAATGCAGATGGGTGCTTGGTCATCATCCATCCAATATCCTTCTCCTAGGAGAGATGAAAGGAGGAACCTTCCATGCCCTGCAGCAAGGAAGACGATCAAGAAAAACCCAGGGCCACATCTCCATTTCCAGGGCTCTTATTTTGGTGTTTGGCACAACACTGCAATGTGGTTTCCatcaaaagaaaactcagaGGATTCAGCACGGTGCTGGGGTTCCCCAGGGGGAACACAGCCCACACAGCCATGTCAGCACTGTGGCCACTTCCCAAATCCCCTgacccaggagctgcctggtaGCCCTCCACCAGACCCCAGTGCCCTCAGGGAATATGCCTCAAGTCTCCACATGCCAAAATACCACCGCTGGCCCTGGGATTGGGGACTTTACCCCACCCACTACCAAAAATTGAGCCCAAGCCCGCTTGCCCCAGTAGGACTTTGGCATGGCTCCTACCAGCAAGGCCAGGAGGATGTCATGGAGTAATGCTGGGGCAGGGAAACACCAGCACCAGCCCAACCTTCGCGCCATCCCTTTTATTCCAGTGCCAAGAGCAATACGCAGTGAGGGCGGACCTGCGCCCGGGGCAGGGGCACCTGCTCTTGGCTGCTCCTGACGTACCGTCACCATCACCCACAAGggcacagagaggagcagcactggcccCACCCCATGCCTTGGCTGACCCCCCCTGAGCAGTCAGAGGACACTGCTGAACTCCAGGgaggaacacagaaaatttgGGAGCATATAAAAGGGTTCCCCGAGGCAGAGCCCACCATCAccatgctggagagcagcctggtTCCTGCTAGCATACCCGGGGCGCCCAGAGCGGACCTGGCAGCTGGGGGTAGCCAGGTGACCTTCAGCCCCTCTTTCAGGGCACTGGGCTCCAGCCTGTCCTCTGCAGCCCCCATATCCCATCCTCGCTGCCAGCAAGGCTGCTCCAGGGTGCTGGCGTTGGGAGCTGACAAAGCCTTGGCCCTTCTCTGTCATGACCTCCCCTGACAGagtggcaggaaggagctggagaacagcccccagcccaaagctcagcccagcagggcgCTGCAAAGGgctggacagggacagggaaaggggacAAGCGTCTCTTTTTGGCTGCAATAGAAAGTTTTAAATATGctcattaaaataattgctttttaaaaaagtcctCCCCTAGCCCCAGCAGGAGGGGCCCTGATGTTGCTGTCCTTGGTGGTGGCCAAGGTCCTGAGAGGTGACGGAGCAAAGCCAGCATCCCTGGTGGCAATGTCCTCTCGTGGTTCCGCGGCTCCCCACCACCTGCCCTTACTCCAGCCCCAGGATGTAGTTGATTCCCTGGACCAGTCCGATGATCACCGGCTGCCAGGCCACCAAGTAGCGCAGCCAGTCCAGCAGCTGCCCGTACATGACGTGAGgcctctcccagctgggcaggaaagAGTTAAAGAGTTGTGGGGAAATGGATGAGAGAAGCATGGCCCACCCAGAAGCCACCCAAAGGTGCCCCAAAGCAGGGACAGAGAATACAGGTGCCCAAAGGGATGGACAAGCAACCAGGAAGGACAGACATGAGTCCTCATGGAGGGACGGCTGTGGCCAGGCTTGCCCTGGGTTTTGCAGGGTCTCTGCCAGAGCCACGTGCTGCAGCGACCTACTGAGGGTGCCAGGCAGGTGTGCTTTACCCactgcttcccttcccaaagTGCTGGCTCGCAGCAGGAGAAAGGATACGGATTACTGAACATCCTCTTGAGATCCACCTTCTCTTTGCAGTATGGACACGTCTGCTTCTTCCCGACAATGCACCAGCCCCGGATGCAGAACTCATGGAACCTGGGGAGTGGCACGTTAAGGGGAACTGGAAGAAGAGGGGGATACATGGCTCAGTGTGGAGGAAACCACCAAGGCCAAGGAAGTCCCCCCAGAGCCATGGAAACATCCCCCCATGTGAGGATGGTGCATTGCACAACCACAGCCCTTTCCTAGAAGGTGCAGCAGCTTCCAGGACAGCGGAAGGAGTTAATGGGGCAGCAGAACAGAGCCAGGGTGGCAGCATGAAGGCCCTGACCCATGCATGGGCACCAGGGAGACTGAAACTCTTCAGTGATGGTGCCCAAGCACTGAGAAGGTTTGGAcagcctgggagagctctgTGAACTGCATgcattttggaagccttcttcAAAGGCTTCCTGGAATTAACATTTAAGGAATTTCTCTGTAAGTAAGGGTCTGACTTACAAGTGCTTGCTATGCTCTGTCAAAAGGATTTGCACaacctgagcacagcctgaaaAAGTTACAGGAAAATATGAGGTGGCTGCAGATGACTCTGCCACGTACAGGGGTGTCACAGAGCAAACAGACTTTTCCCAGAATATCTCTGCTGCTCAAAACATGGAAGAATGCCAGGTAGCAGCAACAGGAGTCACTTCCTTGTCAGCCCTGGAGCCATAGATGCAGGAGTGCCCAGCCAGCCATCACCCTTGAGGACCACCAGGAACACCAAccagctcctctggcagccACACCACCCCAAGCTGCTGCAGTCCCAGGCCCTTGCACAGTGTCAGCCATAAATCTCACCAACAGCTCCCAAGAGTTAAATTTAGGCTCCTGTTCTGCCAGCATGACCTTTGCTCAAGCCCAGTTTGGAAACCACCTCACAGGCAGCTAAACACATAGTGCCAGAGGACATCCCATGTCTACACTGAGTCACcatcaggaaaaaaccccaacgtGCCACCTCAGCTGAGACTGAGCACTAACCAGGACTTCCAGTTTCAAAACCCACTTCTCATCAATCAGCTGACAGGAAGAGCTGAGTGAGTCCAGCGTGCTGGAAACTCTGGAGGAGttctggagaaggaggaagctgctgggctgtggccaGAGCAGGTAGCAATCAGCAGTGCTGGACCAGGGGGCTGTTTTCAGAGGGGGCCAGCAGTGTTTCCCCACAGTTCTTCCTTACAGACACTCGGGACCCACTGCAATGTGTCTCTGATGAGGGGCCAGTGTGGCATGGAGCAGGGATGCCTCATGCCCTGACCTCACACCATCATCTCCGCCGAGAATATCTGctgggggcactgccaggcagaTGGGTCACAGCAGATTTGTCAAAAGCAGGTAAAAACTGAGGTGCAGCTCCATGACtcagcagagggagctggggatgagaaggaagaggaaacaaCCACTTGGGAGTGGCAACGAAGTAATTTCAGGGACACCTCTTCCCATGCCAAGTCAGTGATGACACAGGCACAGATCACATGCAAAGTCAGCCGGACAGCCTCGCTTCCCAGAACAGGCATTTCTTCACCCAGCACGGGAGAAGCCATggggcaggagctccctgctgcccaccccagcGTGGGGCCAGTGAGGCAGGGGGCTGGCACCTGCAGAGAAGGATACACGTGGTTGCAGGAGAGGCGGTAGGTGTTCTCAATGATCCCTTCCTCGTTGACATCCACGAAGATCTGCTGGCCACAGACGGCACAGACGCTGTCAGAGAGGTGCTTGGTG
This genomic interval carries:
- the IL18BP gene encoding interleukin-18-binding protein, whose amino-acid sequence is MYRSAGRTALGGTGRHLSDRGRRMLGEPLGSPAWILLLCWGLAACYTGAMALQPPSITTLRMPAELPRPGESVTVSCEALSELPEMTLLYWLENGFFVESLHPDGAVREGTVQEELQGSGWALRRDLHFSSFNKQHLHTNFTCVVLSPLGADTREVQWPSQAPPPVPGKSGGLG